Proteins encoded in a region of the Canis lupus dingo isolate Sandy chromosome 17, ASM325472v2, whole genome shotgun sequence genome:
- the LOC112664291 gene encoding 40S ribosomal protein S5, whose translation MTEWETAAPAVAETPDIKLFGKWSTDDVQINDISLQDYIAVKEKYAKYLPHSAGRYAAKRFRKAQCPIVERLTNSMMMHGRNNGKKLMTVRIVKHAFEIIHLLTGENPLQVLVNAIINSGPREDSTRIGRAGTVRRQAVDVSPLRRVNQAIWLLCTGAREAAFRNIKTIAECLADELINAAKGSSNSYAIKKKDELERVAKSNR comes from the coding sequence ATGACCGAGTGGGAGACAGCTGCACCAGCAGTGGCGGAGACCCCTGACATCAAGCTCTTTGGGAAATGGAGCACTGATGATGTTCAGATCAATGACATTTCTTTGCAGGACTACATTGCAGTGAAGGAGAAGTATGCCAAGTACCTGCCCCACAGTGCAGGCCGCTATGCAGCCAAGCGCTTCCGTAAGGCACAGTGCCCCATTGTGGAGCGCCTGACCAACTCAATGATGATGCATGGCCGTAACAATGGCAAGAAGCTCATGACTGTGCGCATTGTCAAGCATGCCTTCGAGATCATCCATCTGCTCACTGGTGAGAACCCCCTGCAGGTCCTGGTGAATGCCATTATTAACAGTGGTCCCCGGGAAGACTCAACCCGCATTGGGCGAGCTGGAACAGTGAGGCGTCAGGCTGTCGATGTGTCCCCCCTACGCCGTGTGAATCAGGCCATTTGGCTGCTGTGCACAGGTGCCCGTGAGGCTGCCTTCCGGAACATCAAGACTATTGCTGAGTGCCTAGCAGATGAGCTCATCAATGCAGCCAAGGGCTCTTCCAATTCCTATGCTATCAAGAAGAAGGATGAGCTGGAACGTGTGGCCAAGTCTAACCGTTGA